From one Paenibacillus sp. FSL K6-1330 genomic stretch:
- a CDS encoding glycoside hydrolase family 88 protein, which translates to MWEQAIMDAVEKTKRNIEQFPMKFPHITEEKRYEWGESNDWIEGFYTGMIWLCYEYTKDPLFKETAIAQLQDYKLRLEEKRHLDHHDIGFLYLPSALAAWIVDEHEDGKQLALKAADHLMLRWREEGQYIQAWGRKGDEKNGGRIIIDCMMNIPLLYWAYDQTGDERYKRVAVAHADKSRRYLMRGDDSSYHTFYFNPTDGTPIRGGTHQGYHDGSTWTRGQAWAIYGFALSYRYTRDPKYLDTALRAARFFIEYLPEDHVAYWDFDVPIEEGTPRDSSASAIAACGMLEILEHLDGEDDNKGLLTEAVQKSMISLVNRYSTIGEASEEGLIKHGSYYVRGGAGPDDYMIWGDYYYLEALLRLTKGIPGYWYERG; encoded by the coding sequence ATGTGGGAGCAAGCCATTATGGATGCGGTAGAAAAAACAAAGAGGAATATTGAACAATTCCCGATGAAGTTTCCTCATATTACGGAAGAGAAGCGTTACGAGTGGGGAGAAAGCAATGACTGGATTGAAGGATTCTATACCGGAATGATCTGGCTGTGCTATGAATATACGAAGGACCCGCTGTTTAAGGAAACAGCAATAGCCCAATTGCAGGATTACAAGCTGCGTCTTGAGGAGAAGCGACATCTGGATCATCACGACATCGGATTTCTGTATCTGCCCTCTGCCTTGGCAGCGTGGATTGTGGATGAACATGAAGATGGCAAGCAGCTCGCTTTGAAAGCTGCGGATCATCTGATGCTGCGCTGGCGGGAAGAGGGACAGTATATTCAGGCCTGGGGCCGGAAGGGCGACGAGAAGAACGGCGGTCGCATTATCATCGATTGCATGATGAACATACCGCTTCTCTACTGGGCCTATGATCAGACCGGGGATGAGCGATACAAGCGCGTGGCCGTGGCACACGCGGATAAGAGTCGACGCTACTTAATGCGGGGGGATGATTCGTCGTATCATACCTTTTACTTCAATCCGACAGATGGAACGCCCATCCGAGGAGGAACGCATCAAGGATATCATGACGGCTCAACATGGACGCGCGGCCAGGCATGGGCCATCTACGGATTTGCGCTCTCATACCGCTATACCCGTGATCCGAAATATTTGGATACGGCTTTACGTGCTGCCCGTTTCTTTATCGAATACCTGCCAGAGGATCATGTTGCGTATTGGGATTTTGACGTTCCGATTGAAGAGGGAACACCTCGCGATAGCTCCGCTTCCGCCATTGCGGCGTGCGGCATGCTGGAGATATTGGAGCACCTGGACGGAGAAGATGACAATAAAGGGCTATTGACAGAAGCTGTTCAGAAGTCGATGATATCTCTCGTAAACCGATATTCTACCATTGGTGAGGCGAGTGAGGAAGGCTTGATTAAGCATGGTTCCTATTACGTCAGAGGCGGTGCGGGGCCTGATGATTATATGATATGGGGCGATTACTATTACCTCGAAGCCTTGCTGCGACTGACCAAAGGGATACCTGGCTATTGGTATGAGAGAGGTTAG